The following are encoded together in the Vigna unguiculata cultivar IT97K-499-35 chromosome 2, ASM411807v1, whole genome shotgun sequence genome:
- the LOC114174628 gene encoding protein LOL1-like — translation MLKVVLYCFTTSYILMDFSELLETDNAGSTCPLPPPPPYTPPPSGPQSQLVCSGCRNLLLYPVGATSVCCAVCNAVTTVPPPEMAQLVCGGCHTLLMYIRGATSVQCSCCHTVNLALEANQVAHVNCGNCKMLLRYQYGARSVKCAVCSFVTLVGASTSTAEQKFST, via the exons ATGTTAAAGGTGGTCCTTTACTGCTTCACTACATCATACATACTCATGGACTTTTCTGAGTTATTAGAAACAG ATAATGCCGGTTCCACTTGCCCCCTACCCCCGCCACCTCCATATACGCCTCCACCAAGTG GTCCGCAGAGTCAACTTGTCTGTTCTGGGTGTAGAAACCTTCTGCTTTATCCAGTTGGAGCCACCTCTGTGTGTTGTGCTGTTTGCAATGCAGTCACAACCGTGCCACCACCTG AAATGGCCCAGTTAGTGTGTGGAGGCTGTCACACTTTACTCATGTACATCCGTGGAGCCACAAGTGTGCAATGCTCTTGCTGTCACACAGTCAATCTAGCTTTGGAAG CAAATCAGGTGGCACATGTCAACTGTGGGAACTGTAAGATGCTACTGAGGTACCAATATGGAGCAAGATCCGTGAAATGTGCCGTTTGCAGTTTTGTAACATTAGTTGGG GCCTCAACAAGTACTGCTGAGCAGAAATTCAGTACTTAA
- the LOC114169258 gene encoding MND1-interacting protein 1-like has translation MNYSDNILSDSPVVKNTNNQDNWKAIWMKDSSSNSDNGWMVPYKYYDVKGPISDSNPNVDSSNWFLCNEVQLKDISLKRMEIIYNDTVSKLVALGHNEDIAVKAILYNVYCYGANDLATDLLHNTLSCLEKGSLDMYELKPAFSDLKKLEEHTLMNLVSLLQEVRLELGKGDAMWCLLMSDYNVLKAITIHVPFVSMCPPPLTELENEEGGFRKEGGSDIPLKGFFCGKEMTLRLQRDIEFPKKFDLTPAMICSLKSNVVAFADGYRANSKHVQSNEGKFPAVKTVTKLDSSSASVSAVLGDLPGDSLNMNGHDDLKSVLSKFHDLNIDENLEFVAEDEKHSVIVTLVHQIKDLEKQVKERKDWAHEKAIQAARKLNSYLIELKTFRIEREENQRLKKGKEADEELEDPTMVRLLEMEEALRKACGQMDLATAGVGKLETEKAEIKAELEACKLSASEYVASCLQIAKREKKCLKKLLAWEKQEAKIKQDISDEKQKILEIQEELAQIKQRAKEAEVMRGEELKAKEEALALIEEERRSMEAAEANRKRNLKALSLKMEIDFQRRKDDLLRLEQEISCLKASAQSAILPTSESEDAEPHTEIIAKLLQELDNVPDFSGKEAAGNTDRECVICGKDQVSVVFLPCAHQVMCASCSEEYGRNGKAVCPCCWVPIEQRIRTFGGSS, from the exons ATGAATTACAGTGATAATATTCTCTCCGATAGTCCCGT TGTGAAGAACACAAACAATCAAGATAATTGGAAAGCAATTTGGATGAAAGACTCATCTTCCAATTCGGACAATGGATGGATGGTGCCCTATAAATACTATGACGTCAAGGGTCCCATTTCTGATTCAAACCCTAATGTTGACTCATCCAATTGGTTTTTGTGCAATGAGGTTCAATTGAAAGACATTTCATTAAAACGCATGGAAATTATATACAACGATACTGTGTCAAAGCTTGTTGCTTTGGGGCACAACGAGGATATTGCAGTGAAAGCGATTCTGTACAATGTTTATTGTTATGGCGCCAACGATTTGGCGACAGACCTTCTGCACAACACCTTGTCTTGTTTAGAAAAGGGGAGCTTGGACATGTATGAGTTGAAGCCTGCGTTCTCTGATTTGAAGAAGCTAGAGGAGCACACTCTGATGAATCTTGTGTCTTTGTTGCAAGAAGTGAGACTCGAGTTAGGCAAGGGTGATGCTATGTGGTGTCTCCTCATGAGCGATTACAATGTGTTAAAGGCAATTACCATCCATGTTCCTTTTGTAAGCATGTGTCCTCCTCCGTTAACCGAGCTTGAGAACGAGGAAGGGGGATTTAGAAAAGAGGGAGGCTCAGATATTCCTTTGAAAGGGTTCTTTTGTGGTAAGGAGATGACTTTACGTTTACAGAGAGACATTGAATTCCCGAAAAAATTTGATCTTACTCCTGCCATGATTTGTTCGTTGAAAAGCAATGTTGTAGCGTTTGCTGATGGATACAGGGCCAACTCAAAACATGTGCAGTCAAATGAAGGAAAATTTCCTGCCGTTAAGACTGTTACGAAATTGGACTCTTCATCTGCTTCTGTGTCTGCAGTCCTTGGTGATCTGCCTGGTGATTCTCTCAATATGAATGGCCATGATGACTTGAAGTCGGTGCTGAGTAAATTTCATGATCTAAATATTGATGAGAACTTGGAGTTTGTGGCAGAAGATGAGAAGCATTCGGTGATAGTCACTCTAGTGCATCAGATAAAGGATCTTGAGAAACAGGTCAAGGAGCGGAAAGATTGGGCACATGAGAAGGCAATCCAAGCCGCAAGAAAGCTAAACAGCTACCTAATTGAGCTGAAAACATTCAGGATAGAAAGAGAGGAGAATCAAAGACTGAAGAAGGGGAAAGAGGCAGATGAGGAGCTTGAGGACCCTACCATGGTGAGACTCTTAGAAATGGAGGAGGCCTTGAGAAAGGCTTGTGGTCAAATGGATCTAGCAACTGCAGGAGTTGGGAAACTTGAGACGGAAAAAGCTGAAATCAAAGCAGAGTTAGAAGCATGTAAACTAAGTGCATCAGAGTATGTCGCAAGCTGCTTGCAAATTGCAAAAAGGGAGAAGAAGTGCTTAAAGAAGCTTCTGGCTTGGGAAAAACAGGAAGCGAAGATAAAACAGGATATTTCAGATGAAAAGCAGAAGATTTTGGAGATACAGGAAGAGTTGGCTCAGATTAAACAACGTGCAAAAGAAGCTGAG GTCATGAGGGGTGAAGAGTTAAAGGCTAAGGAGGAAGCCTTAGCACTGATTGAAGAGGAACGCCGTTCTATGGAAGCAGCTGAGGCTAATAGAAAAAGAAACCTTAAGGCTTTAAGCCTGAAGATGGAGATAGATTTCCAGCGTCGCAAGGACGATCTTTTAAGACTGGAGCAGGAGATTTCGTGTCTTAAAGCATCTGCACAGTCGGCTATTTTGCCTACAAGCGAGTCTGAGGATGCAGAGCCCCACACAGAGATAATTGCTAAGCTTCTGCAAGAATTAGATAACGTGCCGGATTTTTCTGGAAAAGAAGCCGCCGGTAATACTGATAGAGAATGCGTTATATGTGGAAAAGATCAGGTTTCCGTAGTTTTCTTGCCATGTGCACACCAAGTTATGTGTGCCAGTTGCAGTGAAGAGTATGGGAGAAATGGCAAAGCTGTTTGTCCATGCTGCTGGGTTCCAATCGAACAGAGAATTCGTACATTTGGGGGAAGTTCGTAG
- the LOC114173215 gene encoding aluminum-activated malate transporter 12-like, with protein sequence MVPKVYAGQEMQMVENDSCIMNGNWKKRVHVFGERVTRIPTKAWQTTWRVGREDPRRLIHAFKVGLSLTLVSLLYLLEPFYKTIGQSAIWAVMTVVVVLEFTAGATLCKGLNRGLGTLLAGLLAFIVGYIANACARASQAIIIGAAVFLIGALATYIRFIPYIKKNYDYGIVIFLLTFNLIAVSSYRVDNVLKIAHERVYTIAIGCAVCLLMSLLVFPNWSGEDLHNSTVYKLEGLAKSIEACVNEYFYGELEGSGDIKLSEDPIYKGYKAVLDSKSIDETLALHASWEPRHSRYCHRFPWQQYVKVGAVLRQFGYTVVALHGCLRTEIQTPRSVRAMFKDPCIRLAAEVSKVLIELSNSIRNRRHCSPEILSDHLHEALQDLNTAIKSQPRLFLGPKHRHNQASNMFKIAAEQVGHGKTSLSSVKTDSSALLEWKNKRVTTEQTKESERKSLRPQLSKIAITSLEFSEALPFAAFASLLVETVAKLDLVIEEVEELGRLACFKEFIPGDEFVVTCDEPRIDVFQNHLPSHGVD encoded by the exons ATGGTTCCCAAAGTTTATGCTGGCCAGGAAATGcaaatggttgaaaatgataGTTGCATAATGAATGGTAACTGGAAGAAACGTGTGCATGTTTTTGGTGAGAGGGTAACGAGAATTCCCACTAAGGCATGGCAAACTACATGGAGGGTGGGGCGTGAAGATCCAAGAAGGTTGATCCATGCATTCAAAGTTGGCTTGTCCCTCACTCTGGTTTCTctgttgtacttgttggagccATTTTACAAGACCATTGGACAGAGTGCTATTTGGGCTGTCATGACTGTGGTGGTTGTGTTGGAATTCACAGCAG GGGCAACTTTGTGCAAAGGACTCAACAGAGGATTGGGAACACTGTTAGCAGGATTATTGGCATTTATTGTTGGGTATATTGCAAATGCATGTGCCAGAGCCTCTCAAGCTATCATCATCGGAGCTGCAGTTTTTCTTATAG GAGCTCTAGCTACTTATATCAGGTTTATTCCGTATATCAAGAAGAATTATGACTATGGTATAGTTATATTTCTCTTGACTTTCAACCTTATTGCTGTGTCAAGTTACCGGGTTGATAATGTGTTGAAGATTGCACATGAGCGTGTATACACCATTGCCATAGGCTGTGCTGTTTGCCTTCTCATGAGTCTACTGGTATTTCCAAATTGGTCTGGAGAAGACCTCCATAATTCCACTGTTTACAAGCTTGAAGGCCTTGCCAAATCTATAGAAG CTTGTGTGAATGAATACTTCTATGGAGAGCTAGAAGGATCTGGAGATATAAAATTGTCTGAGGATCCAATATACAAAGGTTATAAGGCTGTTTTGGATTCAAAATCCATTGATGAAACACTG GCACTGCATGCAAGTTGGGAGCCAAGGCACTCTAGGTACTGTCACAGATTTCCATGGCAGCAATATGTGAAAGTTGGAGCTGTTCTGCGTCAATTTGGTTATACTGTGGTGGCCCTGCATGGCTGTTTGAGAACAGAAATTCAG aCACCACGATCGGTGAGAGCCATGTTCAAGGACCCTTGCATTCGACTTGCAGCAGAGGTATCGAAAGTACTGATAGAACTTTCGAACAGCATAAGGAATCGGCGCCATTGTTCTCCAGAAATACTCTCTGATCATCTGCACGAGGCCCTGCAGGATCTGAACACTGCCATAAAATCTCAACCTCGTCTCTTCTTGGGCCCGAAACACAGGCACAACCAAGCGAGCAACATGTTCAAAATAGCTGCTGAACAAGTTGGACATGGAAAGACCTCACTTTCAAGTGTTAAAACGGACTCTTCGGCATTGCTGGAGTGGAAGAACAAAAGGGTTACCACTGAACAGACAAAGGAATCAGAACGAAAATCTCTGAGGCCCCAACTGAGTAAAATTGCAATCACTAGCCTTGAGTTCTCTGAGGCTCTTCCTTTTGCTGCCTTTGCATCTTTGCTTGTGGAAACAGTTGCAAAACTGGATCTTGTGATTGAGGAAGTTGAGGAACTGGGGAGACTCGCATGCTTCAAAGAGTTCATTCCTGGTGATGAGTTTGTTGTGACTTGTGATGAACCTCGAATCGACGTGTTTCAGAACCATTTACCATCTCATGGTGTGGACTAA